A DNA window from Salarias fasciatus chromosome 23 unlocalized genomic scaffold, fSalaFa1.1 super_scaffold_20, whole genome shotgun sequence contains the following coding sequences:
- the LOC115383690 gene encoding ETS translocation variant 5-like isoform X1, giving the protein MDGFYDQQVPFMVPESKCHTEEEERCLSDRRRKFMDTELAQDTEELFQDLSQLQEIWIAEAQVPDDEQFVPDFQSNNLMFHGPPVGKVKQEPGASKEPSPCRTPQADMCLYAYSACDNKPALTPAPCGPIHPAGPPPIQRQLHPSHPHLTGSCPPSHAAALSPSHHHQHQHQHQHQHSLAQVNQSRQFAVPRPPIGCSGAASFSTEQRFQRQLSDPCLPFLAPDKTTNTPPYHPSGRDGRPLYQRHLSEPLVPHGPRTFKQELVDPRYPDPGPPGAGLPRPQTTFSHVTIKQEPRDFGFDSEVQTCQSSSFGKSPVLFQNACAGFGHDRDQRLYYDDTCVVPDRMEAGKVKQEGLPYQRRGSLQLWQFLLTLLDNPANGHLIVWTGRNMEFKLIDPEEVARLWGIQKNRPAMNYDKLSRSLRYYYEKGIMQKVAGERYVYKFVCNPEALFSMAFPDNQRPSLKADPDAILPPSEEDSPLLPSYEEEGPYLVDGAEQCIQGLAFPDSYPY; this is encoded by the exons ATGGACGGCTTTTACGACCAGCAGGTCCCGTTTATGGTCCCGGAGAGT AAATGccacacagaggaagaggagcggtgTCTGAGCGACAGGCGGAGGAAGTTCATGGACACAGAGTTGGCTCAGGACACAGAAG AGCTTTTTCAAGATCTGAGCCAGCTCCAAGAGATATGGATCGCAGAAG ctcAGGTTCCTGACGACGAGCAGTTCGTCCCAGATTTCCAGTCCAATAACT tgatgTTTCACGGACCGCCTGTCGGCAAAGTGAAACAGGAGCCGGGTGCGTCCAAAGAGCCGTCCCCCTGCAGGACGCCTCAGGCCGACATGTGCCTTTACGCTTACAG TGCCTGTGACAACAAACCCGCTCTGACCCCGGCCCCCTGCGGCCCCATCCATCCCGCTGGCCCTCCACCCATACAGAGGCAGCTGCATCCTTCCCACCCCCACCTGACGGGGAGCTGCCCCCCGAGCCACGCCGCTGCCCTGAGTCCGTctcaccaccaccagcaccagcaccagcaccagcaccagcacaGCCTTGCGCAGGTGAACCAGAGCCGGCAGTTCGCTGTGCCGCGCCCTCCCATCGGCTGCTCGGGCGCCGCGTCGTTCAGCACGGAACAAAG GTTTCAGCGGCAGCTCTCGGACCCCTGCTTGCCCTTCCTCGCTCCAGACAAGACCACGAACACGCCGCCGTACCACCCCTCGGGCCGCGACGGCCGGCCGCTGTACCAGCGCCACCTCTCCGAGCCGCTGGTCCCCCACGGCCCCCGGACCTTCAAGCAGGAGCTGGTGGACCCCCGCTACCCGGATCCGGGGCCCCCCGGTGCAGGCCTGCCGAGGCCCCAGACCACCTTCAGCCACGTCACCATCAAACAGGAGCCCAGGGACTTTGGCTTCGACTCCG AGGTTCAAACCTGCCAGTCGTCCTCCTTCGGGAAGTCTCCGGTTTTGTTTCAGAACGCCTGTGCTG GGTTCGGCCATGACAGAGACCAGCGTCTGTACTACGACGACACCTGCGTGGTTCCGGACAGAATGGAGG CAGGTAAAGTGAAGCAGGAGGGTCTGCCGTATCAGCGCCgaggctccctgcagctctggCAGTTCCTGCTCACGCTGCTGGACAACCCCGCCAACGGACACCTGATCGTGTGGACGGGGCGCAACATGGAGTTCAAGCTGATCGATCCAGAAGAG GTGGCTCGACTCTGGGGGATCCAGAAGAACAGACCGGCCATGAATTACGACAAGCTGAGCCGCTCGCTGCGCTACTACTACGAGAAGGGCATCATGCAGAAG GTCGCCGGGGAAAGATACGTCTACAAGTTTGTGTGCAACCCCGAGGCCCTTTTCTCCATGGCGTTCCCGGACAACCAGCGGCCGAGCCTGAAGGCCGACCCGGACGCCATCCTGCCCCCCAGCGAGGAGGACAGCCCCCTGCTGCCCAGCTACGAGGAGGAGGGGCCGTACCTGGTGGACGGGGCCGAGCAGTGCATCCAGGGCCTGGCGTTCCCCGACAGCTACCCGTACTAG
- the LOC115383690 gene encoding ETS translocation variant 5-like isoform X3 — MDGFYDQQVPFMVPESKCHTEEEERCLSDRRRKFMDTELAQDTEELFQDLSQLQEIWIAEAQVPDDEQFVPDFQSNNLMFHGPPVGKVKQEGLPYQRRGSLQLWQFLLTLLDNPANGHLIVWTGRNMEFKLIDPEEVARLWGIQKNRPAMNYDKLSRSLRYYYEKGIMQKVAGERYVYKFVCNPEALFSMAFPDNQRPSLKADPDAILPPSEEDSPLLPSYEEEGPYLVDGAEQCIQGLAFPDSYPY; from the exons ATGGACGGCTTTTACGACCAGCAGGTCCCGTTTATGGTCCCGGAGAGT AAATGccacacagaggaagaggagcggtgTCTGAGCGACAGGCGGAGGAAGTTCATGGACACAGAGTTGGCTCAGGACACAGAAG AGCTTTTTCAAGATCTGAGCCAGCTCCAAGAGATATGGATCGCAGAAG ctcAGGTTCCTGACGACGAGCAGTTCGTCCCAGATTTCCAGTCCAATAACT tgatgTTTCACGGACCGCCTGTCG GTAAAGTGAAGCAGGAGGGTCTGCCGTATCAGCGCCgaggctccctgcagctctggCAGTTCCTGCTCACGCTGCTGGACAACCCCGCCAACGGACACCTGATCGTGTGGACGGGGCGCAACATGGAGTTCAAGCTGATCGATCCAGAAGAG GTGGCTCGACTCTGGGGGATCCAGAAGAACAGACCGGCCATGAATTACGACAAGCTGAGCCGCTCGCTGCGCTACTACTACGAGAAGGGCATCATGCAGAAG GTCGCCGGGGAAAGATACGTCTACAAGTTTGTGTGCAACCCCGAGGCCCTTTTCTCCATGGCGTTCCCGGACAACCAGCGGCCGAGCCTGAAGGCCGACCCGGACGCCATCCTGCCCCCCAGCGAGGAGGACAGCCCCCTGCTGCCCAGCTACGAGGAGGAGGGGCCGTACCTGGTGGACGGGGCCGAGCAGTGCATCCAGGGCCTGGCGTTCCCCGACAGCTACCCGTACTAG
- the LOC115383690 gene encoding ETS translocation variant 5-like isoform X2 — MDGFYDQQVPFMVPESKCHTEEEERCLSDRRRKFMDTELAQDTEELFQDLSQLQEIWIAEAQVPDDEQFVPDFQSNNLMFHGPPVGKVKQEPGASKEPSPCRTPQADMCLYAYSACDNKPALTPAPCGPIHPAGPPPIQRQLHPSHPHLTGSCPPSHAAALSPSHHHQHQHQHQHQHSLAQVNQSRQFAVPRPPIGCSGAASFSTEQRFQRQLSDPCLPFLAPDKTTNTPPYHPSGRDGRPLYQRHLSEPLVPHGPRTFKQELVDPRYPDPGPPGAGLPRPQTTFSHVTIKQEPRDFGFDSEVQTCQSSSFGKSPVLFQNACAGFGHDRDQRLYYDDTCVVPDRMEGKVKQEGLPYQRRGSLQLWQFLLTLLDNPANGHLIVWTGRNMEFKLIDPEEVARLWGIQKNRPAMNYDKLSRSLRYYYEKGIMQKVAGERYVYKFVCNPEALFSMAFPDNQRPSLKADPDAILPPSEEDSPLLPSYEEEGPYLVDGAEQCIQGLAFPDSYPY; from the exons ATGGACGGCTTTTACGACCAGCAGGTCCCGTTTATGGTCCCGGAGAGT AAATGccacacagaggaagaggagcggtgTCTGAGCGACAGGCGGAGGAAGTTCATGGACACAGAGTTGGCTCAGGACACAGAAG AGCTTTTTCAAGATCTGAGCCAGCTCCAAGAGATATGGATCGCAGAAG ctcAGGTTCCTGACGACGAGCAGTTCGTCCCAGATTTCCAGTCCAATAACT tgatgTTTCACGGACCGCCTGTCGGCAAAGTGAAACAGGAGCCGGGTGCGTCCAAAGAGCCGTCCCCCTGCAGGACGCCTCAGGCCGACATGTGCCTTTACGCTTACAG TGCCTGTGACAACAAACCCGCTCTGACCCCGGCCCCCTGCGGCCCCATCCATCCCGCTGGCCCTCCACCCATACAGAGGCAGCTGCATCCTTCCCACCCCCACCTGACGGGGAGCTGCCCCCCGAGCCACGCCGCTGCCCTGAGTCCGTctcaccaccaccagcaccagcaccagcaccagcaccagcacaGCCTTGCGCAGGTGAACCAGAGCCGGCAGTTCGCTGTGCCGCGCCCTCCCATCGGCTGCTCGGGCGCCGCGTCGTTCAGCACGGAACAAAG GTTTCAGCGGCAGCTCTCGGACCCCTGCTTGCCCTTCCTCGCTCCAGACAAGACCACGAACACGCCGCCGTACCACCCCTCGGGCCGCGACGGCCGGCCGCTGTACCAGCGCCACCTCTCCGAGCCGCTGGTCCCCCACGGCCCCCGGACCTTCAAGCAGGAGCTGGTGGACCCCCGCTACCCGGATCCGGGGCCCCCCGGTGCAGGCCTGCCGAGGCCCCAGACCACCTTCAGCCACGTCACCATCAAACAGGAGCCCAGGGACTTTGGCTTCGACTCCG AGGTTCAAACCTGCCAGTCGTCCTCCTTCGGGAAGTCTCCGGTTTTGTTTCAGAACGCCTGTGCTG GGTTCGGCCATGACAGAGACCAGCGTCTGTACTACGACGACACCTGCGTGGTTCCGGACAGAATGGAGG GTAAAGTGAAGCAGGAGGGTCTGCCGTATCAGCGCCgaggctccctgcagctctggCAGTTCCTGCTCACGCTGCTGGACAACCCCGCCAACGGACACCTGATCGTGTGGACGGGGCGCAACATGGAGTTCAAGCTGATCGATCCAGAAGAG GTGGCTCGACTCTGGGGGATCCAGAAGAACAGACCGGCCATGAATTACGACAAGCTGAGCCGCTCGCTGCGCTACTACTACGAGAAGGGCATCATGCAGAAG GTCGCCGGGGAAAGATACGTCTACAAGTTTGTGTGCAACCCCGAGGCCCTTTTCTCCATGGCGTTCCCGGACAACCAGCGGCCGAGCCTGAAGGCCGACCCGGACGCCATCCTGCCCCCCAGCGAGGAGGACAGCCCCCTGCTGCCCAGCTACGAGGAGGAGGGGCCGTACCTGGTGGACGGGGCCGAGCAGTGCATCCAGGGCCTGGCGTTCCCCGACAGCTACCCGTACTAG
- the unc50 gene encoding protein unc-50 homolog produces MLPTTSPNTNGSLGSRDAARHTAGAKRYKYLRRLFHFRQMDFEFALWQMLYLFTSPQRVYRNFHYRKQTKDQWARDDPAFLVLLSIWLCVSTMGFGLVLDMGVFETLKLLLWVVFVDCIGVGLLISTLMWVISNKYLLKHPSRNFDVEWGYAFDVHLNAFYPLLVILHFLQLFFINHLVEIYSDWFLGYFVGNTLWLIAIGYYLYITFLGYSALPFLKNTVVLLYPFSLLGLLYVLSISLGWNFTKGLCDFYKYRVR; encoded by the exons ATGCTGCCGACCACCTCGCCTAACACCAATGGCTCCCTGGGCTCCAGAGACGCGGCGCGCCACACAGCGGGTGCCAAGCGCTACAAGTACTTGCGGAGGCTGTTTCATTTCAGACAGATGGATTTCGAGTTTGCCCTGTGGCAGATGCTTTACCTGTTCACGTCACCGCAGAGGGTCTACCGTAACTTCCACTACAGGAAACAGACCAAAGACCAGTGGGCCAGGGACGACCCTGCtttcctggtcctgctcagcaTCTGGCTGTGTG TGTCGACGATGGGCTTTGGGCTTGTGTTGGACATGGGGGTGTTTGAAACTctaaagctgctgctgtgggtggTCTTTGTTGACTGCATAGGAGTCGGTCTGCTCATATCAACATTAATGTG GGTGATCAGCAACAAGTATCTGCTGAAACACCCCAGCAGGAACTTTGACGTGGAGTGGGGCTACGCGTTTGACGTCCACCTCAATGCTTTCTACCCACTCCTCGTCATCCTGCACTTCCTGCAGCTTTTCTTCATAAACC ATCTGGTGGAAATATATTCCGACTGGTTCCTGGGATACTTTGTGGGGAACACTCTGTGGCTGATCGCCATTGGCTATTACCTTTACATCACCTTCTTGGGCTACAGCG CTCTCCCcttcctgaaaaacacagtggTGTTGCTGTACCCTTTCTCCCTCCTCGGACTCCTCTACGTCCTCTCGATCTCGCTGGGCTGGAACTTCACTAAAGGTCTCTGCGATTTTTACAAATACAGAGTCCGGTAG